A genomic stretch from Plasmodium reichenowi strain SY57 chromosome 2, whole genome shotgun sequence includes:
- a CDS encoding hypothetical protein (conserved Plasmodium protein, unknown function), with translation MGNTNRKDISHKEYDKSFINIESAEENKNIKNKKFINIDNSNSNSNNSNNSDNNNNSNNNNNNIVRNNNNFINRDKKKNVILNEDDDIKNKELVDESFVNIFFYENYFKNLFNLNDVSNNKVLNIIEQKDGDERNADNNLKNKNIVRDNINKIKNTRNVNEILIYNNKYIINFLNDTTKCKIEIANFISFYFFFLHLKDILNKNNDNELINKKKSSLKDISNVKYIYKKIKTSKKYISSNDMHTCIRNYLYHIDKKNYPIIKKTKCPFLNTTNVLYNKRGYMASCPLGVKGKIKHKANISSNIKLKRERNDSNMFNNMISKDTNMNVKQELIIHNNDSVNNNITKVDGCSVPTHDNSFLNMEAEEFKMLKNYLRDVKERKKRKKKGYNSTSNFISHGVRLGTTRSRIRGKCLLKNKKMHMYDDIADEIKEMKKEKMKKVQKDDNEELIKKKKKKINKDDGTENGIMEDVNDKRKLDCDYKNKFNDVEKKDLNICATENVDDDDDDNNNNNNNNNNNGYKKKIKNKNKNKHNNKHNNKHNNNNNDNFVSVNGSYDNSSIVNNVINDEIRGKKNNKKEVEIMVDKNNDTENDGNKKYDTSYSFNIKNTLSKVFYKNYVKRKGMIKQHNNNIHNNIHNEKVLLDDAKEKADPMNLGISFSPAGLLIPYHLGVSSLLIEKNILNMHTSIAGSSAGSICACCLSVGLSVNKCYFLIENIISNVYKHGCYQKLENILNIELNKYLYEDSYIYLNNRIGNVFVGITQILPYYKKLNINNFYDDNDLISAIIASCNIPMYLSSNIFVNFRNKKCIDGFFSTKKKDFGCPNTRTERIIKVSPFDSDYVGIGNKNNSVISPHLIKYNHILFLFICVKNIFHKYINNLWIEKDYLFLIENLKDILERKIFDYYTFVKRYFTFLRKNETIDDKYEEEEYEDEDEGEGEEYEEEDDDEEEEEYDDNNDNQDDGDKNKTTNEKNKKKKNKNNNNNNNNNNLFNNNTNSCVGVSEKDFISTSIVASFANMKRQMNEKIEKRKNEKKEKKEKLQRRNMNKFSKNRNKNRYINKDSNIHLMNLIRIKFKNLNYMNMNSFEIELYLKINNDIFLQFNKHNYNVQNFYNFSITLINIMSKYYSENFYAHNLEKIVYNFLLNNKNFEDIEKQYSSKEDMNELDILVNTYDMKYDKIIEFLKNNAYLKIDRYIYFYPKLKTDIILFFFKEIFLNDNILKIDRKFLKKNITIMIEVLKEIFFKEYVKRCITKVIFFPVHMKEHDNIMNKNYYNNKYVNNSNMFNTRGDHYNNNQTNDNHYNHHYDNSHNNNNNNNNNSKYYKNKNKNKIMYEKERKSSSLFISNNVQDVKPIKHYLKYSSIYKNFIYIISEIKNFNNKITKINRYNYYNYMNLNIDDLNDAYLFLYVYLYSNVYYKSFFSLMNMQYRDYLLRARRLSREENKISSKDDSTGKNTTTNNNIKKNNNNNINNNNDNINNNNDNINNNNDNINNNNDSNNICSRDNKGNLTNYGNISTKEKNRNIFRKWNSKDLKTTSNNYIATNKLAKTFSGIWLDKKKKKKNDKTIERNENVENKIEENFIENNYTIDNDKRELNMYNKIKNEKTEKENNNKDMECLQNDNDKNVNNNFKFIENNGTNEIKKELYRNDMYNDGIINFDINNEYFFRNLNNMNECQFFKYTLLDKNDNVFDHINNKDNIDYNKYFYKFENLIIFNYDFTLISKIEDFYQSNRYKIFDINKKKKKEIFYHLYYIYIYYRDILFLLKFVFTLNFCENTKYKFLKRRKNTYKKKYKDMKVPYINLHIEQGGDIKGNHENIQYRKNNDVDIVYNNRVEDIRENMKEPIKNGYADTYGNIYRHTHNNYNYHNNNNNDMTLYSRSMLQKSKEINLLNNPMFSSNIDETFMDSASDVNDYDIDNNKRMQPHFYDLCEHIKKPTNNGVNNIYSNKNLYGDENLNYPTSSTGKGTPRRLFEGSNNDGNNSVILSKSEYVRKKRLRYLEGNDSDFVEDLKTNIEDKLYDKYKTYFVKNVYSMRKLFKIALEGSEEKVIKKIYDLGRSDAHLWLFVEYLNVGIYLYKRIYTIYIKLLTVFESLIYLTNINKKKKKVDISTFLASIEYAVIYVNGNPFDLFKFCNLLVLCYTYYSMPYVKSQTCVLNNNDDNKLGTMVDKNIMNKESVHANGISKELIKNEKTNEKLRKKDEQKKMKKIKKNSTSSIDMDINNYEKGNIDVRQNIDYNNKKEDNVNSDHIIKRKNRIRKINKQRNNKEKLKRSISLPLNLKRTVVKIINLKNKINLNKNIIDAINNDILKGTPYEHIYTHSNFWIYSSSDESDTYNCSNDYYLNNVDHGSKEFDNIFDQMSDELDNFSRISNFFKTFKNLDNSLSLSGYFGF, from the coding sequence ATGGGTAATACGAACAGAAAAGATATAAGTCACAAAGAGTATGATAAAAGTTTTATAAATATCGAGTCTGctgaagaaaataaaaatataaaaaataaaaaatttattaatatcgataatagtaatagtaatagtaataatagtaataatagtgataataataataatagtaataataataataacaatattgttagaaataataataattttataaatcgtgataaaaaaaagaatgtCATATTAAATGAGgatgatgatataaaaaataaagaattagTAGATGAAAGCTTtgtgaatatatttttttatgaaaattattttaaaaatctttttaatttaaatgacgtgagtaataataaagttttaaatattattgaaCAAAAGGATGGAGATGAAAGGAATGcagataataatttaaaaaataaaaatattgtaagagataatataaataaaataaagaatacAAGAAATGTGaatgaaatattaatatataataataaatatatcattaattttttaaatgatactacaaaatgtaaaatagaaattgctaattttatttctttctattttttctttctaCATCTgaaagatatattaaataaaaataatgataatgaattaattaataaaaaaaaatcatcCCTTAAGGATATATCtaatgtaaaatatatatataaaaaaattaagacatccaaaaaatatatttcatctAATGATATGCATACTTGTATAAggaattatttatatcacattgataagaaaaattatcctattattaaaaaaacaaaatgtCCTTTCTTAAACACCACAAAcgttttatataataaaagagGATATATGGCTTCATGTCCCCTGGGTGTCAAgggaaaaataaaacataaagCAAATATATCTTCTAACATTAAATTAAAGAGAGAAAGAAATGATAGtaatatgtttaataatatgataagTAAAGATACTAATATGAATGTTAAACAAGAGctaataatacataataatgattctgttaataataacataacTAAGGTCGATGGGTGCTCGGTGCCTACTCATGATAATAGCTTTTTAAATATGGAGGCAGAAGAATTtaaaatgttaaaaaattatttgaGAGATGTCAAGgagagaaaaaaaagaaagaagaAAGGATATAATAGCACAAGTAACTTTATATCACACGGTGTTAGATTAGGGACGACACGATCGAGAATTAGAGGGAAATGTTTGTTAAAGAATAAGAAGATGCATATGTATGATGATATTGCTGATGAGATAAAAGAGatgaaaaaggaaaaaatgaaaaaagtacaaaaagatgataatgaagaattgattaaaaaaaaaaaaaaaaaaattaataagGATGATGGTACAGAAAATGGCATCATGGAAGATGTGAATGATAAGAGAAAACTTGATTGTgattataagaataaattTAATGATGTTGAAAAAAAGGATCTTAATATTTGTGCTACTGAAAATGttgatgatgatgatgatgataataataataataataataataataataataatggttataaaaaaaaaataaaaaataaaaacaaaaacaaacataataacaaacataataacaaacataataacaataataatgataattttgTATCTGTTAATGGTTCTTATGATAATTCTTCCATTGTTAATAATGTGATTAATGATGAGATaagaggaaaaaaaaataataaaaaagaagtGGAAATCATGGTAGATAAGAATAATGATACGGAAAATGATGGTAACAAAAAGTATGATACATCGTActcttttaatataaagaatacTTTGTCTAAGGTGttttataagaattatGTAAAGAGAAAGGGAATGATAAAacaacataataataacatacataataatatacataatgaGAAGGTGTTGTTAGATGACGCGAAAGAGAAAGCGGATCCTATGAATTTAGGTATATCCTTTTCACCTGCTGGTTTATTAATACCTTATCATTTAGGTGTAAGTAGTTTATTAATagaaaagaatatattaaatatgcATACTAGTATTGCTGGTTCGTCAGCTGGTAGTATTTGTGCATGTTGTTTGAGTGTAGGGTTAAGTGTAAATAAGTGTTACTTTTTAATAGAGAATATTATTAGTAATGTGTATAAGCATGGATGTTATCAGAAGcttgaaaatatattaaatatagaattaaataaatatttatatgaggatagttatatatatttaaataatcGTATAGGAAATGTGTTTGTAGGTATAACACAAATATTACcttattacaaaaaattaaatataaataatttttatgatgataatgattTAATTAGTGCAATTATTGCATCTTGTAATATACCTATGTATTTATCtagtaatatatttgtaaacTTTCGAAATAAAAAATGCATAGATGGTTTTTTTAGTACCAAGAAAAAAGATTTTGGGTGTCCAAATACTAGAACAGAACGTATTATTAAGGTATCTCCGTTTGATTCTGATTATGTAGGTATaggtaataaaaataatagtgTCATTAGTCCTCAcctaataaaatataatcatatactttttctttttatttgtgtcaagaatatatttcataagTATATAAACAACTTGTGGATAGAGAAggattatttatttttgattGAAAACTTGAAGGATATTCTGGAGAGGAAAATATTTGATTACTATACATTTGTTAAGAGATACTTTActtttttaagaaaaaatgagACGATAGATGATAAGTATGAAGAGGAGGAATATGAAGATGAAGATGAAGGAGAAGGAGAAGAATATGAAGAAGAGGATGACGATGAGGAAGAGGAAGAGTATGAcgataataatgataaccAGGATGACGGAGATAAAAACAAAACTACTAAcgaaaagaataaaaaaaaaaaaaataaaaataataataataataataataataataatctttttaataataatacgAATAGTTGTGTGGGTGTAAGCGAAAAAGATTTTATAAGTACATCAATTGTTGCTAGTTTTGCCAATATGAAAAGACAAATGAATGAGAAAATAGAAAAACggaaaaatgaaaagaaagaaaagaaaGAGAAATTACAAAGGagaaatatgaataaattttctaaaaatagaaataagaatagatatataaataaagatagtaatattcatttaatgaatttaataagaataaaatttaagaatttaaattatatgaatatgaaTTCTTTTGAAAttgaattatatttaaaaataaataatgatatatttttacagtttaataaacataattataatgtacaaaatttttataatttttctataacgttaataaatattatgagCAAATATTATTCCGAAAATTTTTATGCACataatttagaaaaaatagtgtataattttttattaaataataaaaattttgaaGATATAGAAAAGCAATATTCTTCAAAAGAAGATATGAATGAATTGGATATCTTAGTTAATACTTATGATATgaaatatgataaaattatagagtttttaaaaaataatgcATATTTGAAAATCgatagatatatatatttttatcctAAACTAAAAACagatattatattatttttctttaaagaaatttttttgaatgataatatattaaaaattgatagaaaatttttaaaaaaaaatataacgATAATGATTGAAgtattaaaagaaatattttttaaagaatatgTTAAAAGGTGTATAACAAAGGTGATTTTTTTCCCTGTACATATGAAAGAacatgataatataatgaataaaaattattataataacaaatatgtaaataatagtaatatgTTTAACACACGTGGTgatcattataataacaatcAAACTAATGATAATCATTATAATCATCATTATGATAATTcccataataataataataataataataataatagtaaatattataagaataagaataaaaataaaataatgtatGAAAAGGAAAGAAAATCGTCATCTTTATTCATATCGAATAATGTTCAAGATGTAAAACCTATAAaacattatttaaaatatagtagtatatataaaaattttatttatattataagtgaaataaaaaattttaataataagataaccaaaattaatagatataattattataactatATGAATTTAAATATTGATGATTTGAATGATGcttatttgtttttgtatgtttatttatattcgAATGTATATTACAAGAGTTTCTTTTCACTGATGAATATGCAATATAGGGATTACCTCCTGAGGGCCCGGAGATTATCTCGAGAGGAAAATAAGATATCCTCAAAGGATGATTCTACAGGGAAAAATACTActactaataataatattaaaaaaaataataataataatattaacaataataatgataatattaacaataataatgataatattaacaataataatgataatattaacaataataatgatagtaataatatttgtagTAGAGACAACAAAGGTAATCTTACAAATTATGGTAATATATctacaaaagaaaaaaatagaaacATTTTTAGAAAATGGAATTCAAAGGATTTGAAAACTACCTCTAACAATTATATTGCAACAAATAAGCTAGCCAAAACATTTTCTGGAATTTGGctagataaaaaaaaaaaaaaaaaaaatgacaAAACCATAGaaagaaatgaaaatgttgaaaataaaatagaagaaaattttatagaaaataattatacaatagataatgataaaagagaacttaatatgtataataaaattaagaaTGAAAAGAcagaaaaggaaaataataataaagatatgGAATGCCTtcaaaatgataatgataagaatgttaataataattttaagtttatagaaaataatggaacaaatgaaataaaaaaggaattatatagaaacgatatgtataatgatggaattataaattttgatattaacaatgaatattttttccgtaatttaaataatatgaatgagtgtcaattttttaaatacaCATTATTGGATAAGAACGATAATGTGTTtgatcatataaataataaggataatatagattataataaatatttttataaattcgAGAActtgattatttttaattatgaTTTTACATTGATTTCAAAAATTGAGGACTTTTATCAATCGAatagatataaaatatttgatataaataagaaaaagaaaaaggaaatattttatcatttatattatatatatatatattatagggatattttatttttattgaaGTTTGTTTTTACATTAAATTTTTGTGAGAacacaaaatataaatttttaaaaagaagaaaaaatacatataaaaagaaatataagGATATGAAGGTTCCCTATATTAATTTACATATCGAACAAGGAGGAGATATAAAGGGAAACCatgaaaatatacaatatagGAAGAATAATGATGTTGATATTGTGTATAATAATAGGGTTGAAGATATAAGAGAAAATATGAAGGAACCTATTAAAAATGGATATGCTGATACATATgggaatatatatagacaTACCCacaataattataattatcataataataataataatgatatgaCTTTGTATAGTAGAAGTATGTTACAAAAGAGCAAAGAAATTAATTTGTTAAACAATCCTATGTTTTCTTCAAATATTGATGAGACGTTTATGGATAGTGCATCTGATGTGAATGATTATgatatagataataataaaagaatgCAACCACATTTTTATGACTTATGTGAACATATAAAGAAACCAACGAATAATGGagttaataatatttatagtAATAAGAATCTTTATGGTGATGAGAACTTGAATTATCCTACTTCAAGCACCGGAAAAGGGACACCTAGAAGATTATTTGAAGGATCAAATAATGATGGAAATAATTCTGTTATTTTATCTAAATCTGAATATGTAAGAAAGAAAAGATTAAGATATTTAGAAGGTAATGATAGTGATTTTGTTGAGGActtaaaaacaaatattgAAGATAAGTTgtatgataaatataaaacatattttgTTAAGAATGTATATTCTATGAGGAAACTATTTAAAATAGCTTTAGAAGGTTCTGAAGAAaaagttataaaaaaaatttatgatTTAGGTAGGAGCGATGCTCATTTATGGTTATTCGTAGAATATTTAAACGTtggaatatatttatacaaaagaatttatacaatatatattaaattacTTACAGTTTTTGAatctttaatatatttaacaaatataaataagaaaaaaaaaaaagtggACATATCAACTTTTCTCGCATCGATTGAATATGCtgtaatatatgttaatgGTAATCCATTTGATTTATTTAAGTTTTGTAATTTGCTTGTTTTAtgttatacatattatagTATGCCTTATGTGAAATCTCAAACATGTGTACtcaataataatgatgataataaattagGTACAATGGTTGATAAGAATATCATGAATAAAGAGTCCGTGCATGCAAATGGTATTTCAAAGGAgttaattaaaaatgagaaaacaaatgaaaaattaagaaaaaaggatgaacaaaaaaaaatgaaaaaaatcaaGAAGAATAGCACTTCAAGTATTGATATggatattaataattatgaaaagGGTAATATAGATGTAAGACAAAACattgattataataataagaaagaAGACAATGTAAATAGCgatcatataataaaaagaaagaatcgtattagaaaaataaataaacaaagaaataataaagagaaattaaaaagaagCATAAGTTTGCcattaaatttaaaaagaactgttgtaaaaattattaatttaaaaaataaaataaatttaaataaaaatatcatagatgctattaataatgatatattaaaaggaACCCCATACGaacacatatatacacattCTAATTTTTGGATATATTCTTCATCAGATGAGAGTGATACATATAATTGTTCAAAcgattattatttaaataatgtaGATCATGGTAGTAAAGAatttgataatatttttgatcAAATGTCAGATGAACTGGATAATTTTTCGCGCatttctaatttttttaaaacttTTAAAAATCTGGATAACAGCTTGAGTTTATCTGGTTATTTTGGtttttag
- a CDS encoding pre-mRNA-processing protein 45, putative: MTDFLRNIPKPKKKAYDDENELHDFKESNNSIKKKEEIKKKNQCYDYLKRRHLRITCNEDFQGGGAYPEIHMNQYPNNIGLKSDTKNNIVLKYIDENNNVKYDNLINQQIHIYNNEIDKIEPNERINKLRKKKILSDTKDREEKYNEPTYKPNNDEENEIIENTKRNIESILNEKLNKSNIVNKKEEKYYRYIPQNKLNNNLEERIIKVVEKGTDPLDVSKFKHKKLPNIKNSPDYPILRSPTRKLNKEEENDWKIPPCVSNWKNNKGYNIPLDKRIQSDNKKLNNVVVNENFAHLSEYLYVAEKKAREEIQIRNSVMKQKKLKEKEEKENVLKNLAIQARKEKGLAHSSLINDRKREIEREYKIEKNLKKMKNYENRYVEEQIALNKVNVSKNNNIHDISLFNINEQNNVTTTQDDDTYQIYDSALFNNKNNANIYKFSSERLRKNVQKIETRDTMQPVKYIKDISDPFGLDSLLSQAKKK, encoded by the exons ATGACTGATTTTTTAAG GAATATTCCTAAACCTAAAAAGAAGGCGTATGATGACGAAAACGAGTTGCATGATTTTAAAGAAAGTAATAACtccataaaaaaaaaagaagaaataaaaaaaaagaatcaatgctatgattatttaaaaagaagaCATTTAAGAATTACATGTAATGAAGATTTCCAAGGGGGAGGAGCGTATCCCGAAATTCATATGAATCAGTATCCGAATAATATTGGATTAAAGAGTGATACtaagaataatattgttttaaaatatattgacGAAAATAACAACgtaaaatatgataatttaattaatcaacaaatacatatatataacaatgAAATAGATAAGATTGAACCTAAtgaaagaataaataaattaagaaaaaaaaaaattttatcaGACACAAAAGATAGAGAAGAAAAATACAATGAACCTACTTACAAACctaataatgatgaagaGAATGAGATTATTGAAAATACCAAAAGGAATATTGAAagtatattaaatgaaaaattaaataaaagtaatattgttaataaaaaagaagaaaaatattatagatatataccgcaaaataaattaaataataatcttgaagaaagaattataaaagTTGTAGAAAAAGGAACAGATCCTTTAGATGTATCCAAAtttaaacataaaaaattaccaaatataaaaaactCACCAGATTATCCTATACTTAGATCACCTACAAGgaaattaaataaagaagaagaaaatgattGGAAAATACCACCTTGTGTTTCAAATtggaaaaataataaaggatataatattcctttagataaaagaatacaaagcgataataaaaaattaaataatgttGTAGTAAATGAAAACTTTGCTCACCTTAgtgaatatttatatgttgCTGAGAAAAAAGCAAGAGAAGAAATACAAATACGTAATAGTGTTATGAAAcagaaaaaattaaaagaaaaagaagaaaaagaaaatgtaCTAAAAAATCTAGCTATACAAGcaagaaaagaaaaaggtCTTGCACATAGCTCACTCATCAATGATAGAAAGAGAGAAATCGAAAGAGAATacaaaatagaaaaaaatcttaaaaaaatgaaaaattatgaaaatagATATGTAGAAGAACAAATTGCTCTTAATAAAGTTAATGttagtaaaaataataatattcatgATATAAGTTTATTCAATATtaatgaacaaaataatgtaaCAACTACACAAGATGATGATACTTATCAAATTTATGATTCAGCTCTTTtcaataataaaaataatgctaatatatataaattctCAAGTGAAAgattaagaaaaaatgttCAAAAAATCGAAACACGAGATACTATGCAACCTgtcaaatatattaaggATATATCCGACCCATTCGGTCTCGACAGTTTATTATCCcaagcaaaaaaaaaataa